The Canis lupus familiaris isolate Mischka breed German Shepherd chromosome X, alternate assembly UU_Cfam_GSD_1.0, whole genome shotgun sequence genome has a segment encoding these proteins:
- the FHL1 gene encoding four and a half LIM domains protein 1 isoform X1 produces MASHRHSGPSSYKVGTMTEKFDCHYCRDSLQGKKYVQKDGHHCCLKCFDKFCANTCVECRKPIGADSKEVHYKNRYWHDTCFRCAKCLHPLANETFVAKDNKILCNKCTTREDSPKCKGCFKPIVAGDQNVEYKKTVWHKDCFTCSNCKQVIGTGSFFPKGEDFYCVTCHETKFAKHCVKCNKAITSGGITYQDQPWHAECFVCVTCSKKLAGQRFTAVEDQYYCVDCYKNFVAKKCAGCKNPITGKRTVSRVSHPVSKARKPPVCHGKRLPLTLFPSANLRGRHPGGERTCPSWVVVLYRKNRSLAAPRGPGLVKAPVWWPMKDNPGTTTASTAKNAP; encoded by the exons GTCCCTCCAGCTACAAGGTGGGCACCATGACTGAAAAGTTCGACTGCCACTACTGCAGGGACTCCCTCCAGGGGAAGAAGTATGTGCAGAAGGACGGCCACCACTGCTGCCTGAAATGCTTTGACAAGTTCTGCGCCAACACCTGCGTGGAGTGCCGGAAGCCCATCGGGGCAGACTCCAAG GAGGTGCACTATAAGAACCGCTACTGGCATGACACGTGCTTCCGCTGCGCCAAGTGCCTTCACCCCTTGGCCAATGAGACCTTTGTGGCCAAGGACAACAAGATCCTGTGCAACAAGTGCACCACCCGGGAGGACTCACCCAAGTGCAAGGGGTGCTTCAAGCCAATCGTGGCAG gagATCAAAATGTGGAGTACAAGAAGACCGTGTGGCACAAAGATTGCTTCACCTGCAGCAACTGCAAGCAAGTCATCGGGACTGGAAGCTTCTTCCCTAAAGGGGAGGACTTCTACTGTGTGACTTGCCATGAGACCAAATTTGCCAAGCACTGCGTGAAGTGCAACAAG GCCATCACATCTGGAGGAATCACTTACCAGGATCAGCCCTGGCATGCCGAGTGCTTTGTGTGTGTTACCTGCTCTAAGAAGCTGGCTGGGCAGCGTTTCACCGCTGTGGAGGACCAGTATTACTGCGTGGATTGCTACAAGAACTTTGTGGCCAAGAAGTGTGCTGGATGCAAGAACCCCATCACTG GGAAAAGGACTGTGTCAagagtgagccacccagtctcTAAAGCTAGGAAGCCCCCAGTGTGCCACGGGAAACGCTTGCCTCTCACCCTGTTTCCCAGCGCCAACCTCCGGGGCAGGCATCCGGGTGGAGAGAGGACTTGTCCCTCGTGGGTGGTGGTTCTTTATAGAAAAAATCGAAGCTTAGCAGCTCCTCGAGGCCCG GGTTTGGTAAAGGCTCCAGTGTGGTGGCCTATGAAGGACAATCCTGGCACGACTACTGCTTCCACTGCAAAAAATGCTCCATGA
- the FHL1 gene encoding four and a half LIM domains protein 1 isoform X2: protein MTEKFDCHYCRDSLQGKKYVQKDGHHCCLKCFDKFCANTCVECRKPIGADSKEVHYKNRYWHDTCFRCAKCLHPLANETFVAKDNKILCNKCTTREDSPKCKGCFKPIVAGDQNVEYKKTVWHKDCFTCSNCKQVIGTGSFFPKGEDFYCVTCHETKFAKHCVKCNKAITSGGITYQDQPWHAECFVCVTCSKKLAGQRFTAVEDQYYCVDCYKNFVAKKCAGCKNPITGKRTVSRVSHPVSKARKPPVCHGKRLPLTLFPSANLRGRHPGGERTCPSWVVVLYRKNRSLAAPRGPGLVKAPVWWPMKDNPGTTTASTAKNAP from the exons ATGACTGAAAAGTTCGACTGCCACTACTGCAGGGACTCCCTCCAGGGGAAGAAGTATGTGCAGAAGGACGGCCACCACTGCTGCCTGAAATGCTTTGACAAGTTCTGCGCCAACACCTGCGTGGAGTGCCGGAAGCCCATCGGGGCAGACTCCAAG GAGGTGCACTATAAGAACCGCTACTGGCATGACACGTGCTTCCGCTGCGCCAAGTGCCTTCACCCCTTGGCCAATGAGACCTTTGTGGCCAAGGACAACAAGATCCTGTGCAACAAGTGCACCACCCGGGAGGACTCACCCAAGTGCAAGGGGTGCTTCAAGCCAATCGTGGCAG gagATCAAAATGTGGAGTACAAGAAGACCGTGTGGCACAAAGATTGCTTCACCTGCAGCAACTGCAAGCAAGTCATCGGGACTGGAAGCTTCTTCCCTAAAGGGGAGGACTTCTACTGTGTGACTTGCCATGAGACCAAATTTGCCAAGCACTGCGTGAAGTGCAACAAG GCCATCACATCTGGAGGAATCACTTACCAGGATCAGCCCTGGCATGCCGAGTGCTTTGTGTGTGTTACCTGCTCTAAGAAGCTGGCTGGGCAGCGTTTCACCGCTGTGGAGGACCAGTATTACTGCGTGGATTGCTACAAGAACTTTGTGGCCAAGAAGTGTGCTGGATGCAAGAACCCCATCACTG GGAAAAGGACTGTGTCAagagtgagccacccagtctcTAAAGCTAGGAAGCCCCCAGTGTGCCACGGGAAACGCTTGCCTCTCACCCTGTTTCCCAGCGCCAACCTCCGGGGCAGGCATCCGGGTGGAGAGAGGACTTGTCCCTCGTGGGTGGTGGTTCTTTATAGAAAAAATCGAAGCTTAGCAGCTCCTCGAGGCCCG GGTTTGGTAAAGGCTCCAGTGTGGTGGCCTATGAAGGACAATCCTGGCACGACTACTGCTTCCACTGCAAAAAATGCTCCATGA
- the FHL1 gene encoding four and a half LIM domains protein 1 isoform X3, whose protein sequence is MASHRHSGPSSYKVGTMTEKFDCHYCRDSLQGKKYVQKDGHHCCLKCFDKFCANTCVECRKPIGADSKEVHYKNRYWHDTCFRCAKCLHPLANETFVAKDNKILCNKCTTREDSPKCKGCFKPIVAGDQNVEYKKTVWHKDCFTCSNCKQVIGTGSFFPKGEDFYCVTCHETKFAKHCVKCNKAITSGGITYQDQPWHAECFVCVTCSKKLAGQRFTAVEDQYYCVDCYKNFVAKKCAGCKNPITGFGKGSSVVAYEGQSWHDYCFHCKKCSMNLANKRFVFHEEQVYCPDCAKKL, encoded by the exons GTCCCTCCAGCTACAAGGTGGGCACCATGACTGAAAAGTTCGACTGCCACTACTGCAGGGACTCCCTCCAGGGGAAGAAGTATGTGCAGAAGGACGGCCACCACTGCTGCCTGAAATGCTTTGACAAGTTCTGCGCCAACACCTGCGTGGAGTGCCGGAAGCCCATCGGGGCAGACTCCAAG GAGGTGCACTATAAGAACCGCTACTGGCATGACACGTGCTTCCGCTGCGCCAAGTGCCTTCACCCCTTGGCCAATGAGACCTTTGTGGCCAAGGACAACAAGATCCTGTGCAACAAGTGCACCACCCGGGAGGACTCACCCAAGTGCAAGGGGTGCTTCAAGCCAATCGTGGCAG gagATCAAAATGTGGAGTACAAGAAGACCGTGTGGCACAAAGATTGCTTCACCTGCAGCAACTGCAAGCAAGTCATCGGGACTGGAAGCTTCTTCCCTAAAGGGGAGGACTTCTACTGTGTGACTTGCCATGAGACCAAATTTGCCAAGCACTGCGTGAAGTGCAACAAG GCCATCACATCTGGAGGAATCACTTACCAGGATCAGCCCTGGCATGCCGAGTGCTTTGTGTGTGTTACCTGCTCTAAGAAGCTGGCTGGGCAGCGTTTCACCGCTGTGGAGGACCAGTATTACTGCGTGGATTGCTACAAGAACTTTGTGGCCAAGAAGTGTGCTGGATGCAAGAACCCCATCACTG GGTTTGGTAAAGGCTCCAGTGTGGTGGCCTATGAAGGACAATCCTGGCACGACTACTGCTTCCACTGCAAAAAATGCTCCATGAATCTGGCCAACAAGCGCTTTGTTTTCCATGAGGAGCAAGTGTATTGCCCCGACTGTGCCAAAAAGCTGTAA